The genomic region CACCTTCAGGACGGCAAAAACGGGCACCGCCAGAATAAGACCTACAATGCCTGCCATTTCACCTCCGACGAGCAGTGCGAATATAATCGACAGTGGATGCAGATGCAACGTGCGCCCCACCACTTGAGGAGAGATAACGTTGCTTTCCAGCACCTGGCACAGTGTGTTCACAATGACAACAAGTAGCACCATTTTAAACGATACCGTCGATGCCATGACCACAGCAGGGGCAGCACCAAGGAACGGCCCCAGGTAGGGTACAATGTTAAACACCGCCACAATGCTCGCAAGCAGCAGCGCATACGGCATATCAATGACGATATAACCTATGTAGGCAAAGATACCAACAATGACACAGACAATAAACTGTCCTCGTATGTAGTTTCCCAGCGCAGTATCGATCTCTTTCATCACCGAGACAATCGCTTTGCGACGTGAACGAGGAAGATACGCCACAATGGTGCGTTCGAACACCTCAAAGTCTTTTAACATGTAGAAGATCAAGAAAGGCACGATAAACACATTGAACAACACATTGATGGTCGCCCCGATATTGTCCATTAGCACAGTAATCCCTTGAGTTAGTCGATCCTCCATCTGAAAGAACCAGCTGTTCATGCCTGTTCGCACACTTGGTGGCATTAATTTGTGATCCATATTGTTCATCAGGCTCTGGGCGCGCATGGACAGCTCTGGCATATGCTCGTTAAGTTCCTCCAGCTGTTCAATCAATACTGGAATGACATTCATCAGAATGACACCGATACAGGTCAGGAAAAAGGCATATATGAGCAGTACTGCAATCGTACGCGGCACCTTGCGTCCTCCCAGCATGCTCACAATCGGATTGAGTACATAGGATATGATAAGAGCTACGATAAAAGGTGCCAGCACTGTTTTCAGGAAAGCATATATGTGAAGCAGTAAAGGCCGCAGCAGCCATATAAAATACAAAATGATCAATCCGAGCAGCAGCCAGATCGCGTAACGGAAAAACTTGTTTTTGGTTAATTGCTCCACTTGTATCTCTCCTTTTGGACTGGCTCTGAGAGTCAGTATATGTAGGAAAGGTAATATTTATTAACACAGCGCAGAAGTGGAAACGGAATCTCACATTTTTTTCTGAACCAAAAAACGCCTCCTTCATCAGAGAAGGAAGCGCATCTTGCAGTCCAGGGGAGCATATAATCAACCATGCCCCATCTGAACCATTATGTAACCGCATCTATATACATCTGCCTACAAGTAACGACAGCATCCCATGACAGACATTGTCATGAAACCGCATATAGAGGAAGTTATCCTGCTTTTTAAGAAGAAGCGTGAAGATGAGGGAAGTCTTGTGGCAGCTCGTCCCCGAAGAACAAATCATCCAGGGAGCTCAGCGTACCGTCTTCTTCCACCTGATATACAGACATTTTCTCACCGTTCACCGTTAATTCAATAAAGCATCCCCAGCAATAAAACTGGTGGGAACCAATTTTCCCGATATCTTTGGAACTACAGTTTGGACATTTCATATTCATTCACCTATCCATTAACAGAATGAATGGCATTTTCCAAGCGTTGTTCACTCAGAGACGGCACCATAATGGCACTTTCCCCGATGGACATATCGCTTGTACATGGCAGCCATTTACGGCCCTCGATCAGATCGGACACAAAACCGTCCGTAATTTCAATCCCTATTATTGTATTTCCCAACTCTTGGTCAAAATAAACATCGGAGACACGCCCAAGCAGCAAACCTTCTTCGGTGAGCACGGACATCTCCTTCAATTTAGACCGACCGAGGAGGTACGTGTATTTTATGTCGTCGGCTCCCGTCTTGCGGACAGCCTGTTGATTACGGATCATGACGGCATCTTCGCCGTAGGCAACGATATCTTGCCACTGCACGATTTTGACATGATTGGTAAACAGACCTTTGTTCTCAAGCTCAATGCCTTCGATCTCCCAATCATCATTCACAATGAAATCCTGGATTTTGCCGACCTGCTTCCCGTCCTCAACATCAAAAACGGCAAGTCCGATCATTTCCTGAAGCTTCATCGCTGGGTCCCCCTCATCTTCTTATCATTAAATAGGCGCGGCGCTATTGGTAGGTATGCCCAAAGTTGATGAGTGGCAATCAGGCGCCGATCATCAAAACCGCTTCTATCCAACCGATGAAATGGAACTTCTTCCCTCCTTCTGTTCCATGTGTAAAGTTCCCCTTAGGGTCTATTACGCAGTCGCCCAAGAATGGTTCCAATTTTTTCGGCGGTTATCATGATTTCTTCCGTAGTATTACCCAATCCCCAGCTAAATCGAATCGCAGAGTGTAAAAAAGTCTCAGGCAGATCCATCGCTTTGAGCACGTGAGATACTTCAAGCGAACCGGAAGTGCAGGCAGATCCGCTTGCCACTGCGATTCCTTCCATATCCAGATTCATCAACATCGTCTCAGTGGACACTTCCGGAAAGCTGATATTCAGAATGTTTGGCAACGTATGCTCTTGGTGCCCATTCACATGAAAGTGCTCCGTCCCCACATGAATCTCAAGCTGTTCTAACAAAAGCTTCCGTAATTCCAAATCATGCTGACGATGCGCCTCCGCTTGTGCTGATGCAATCTTGAGGGCCTCTGCAAATCCAGCAATACCTGCAATATTTTCAGTACCTGCGCGTCGTTGACGCTCTTGCAGCCCACCGTGTGCTCTTGCTTCCAGCACAATTCCTCGCCGTACATAGAGTGCACCCACGCCCTGAGGTCCATTGATTTTATGCGCTGAGAAGCTGATCAGATCCACAGGAAGATCCTTACAGGAAATATTCTGGCTTCCCAGAGCCTGAACCGCATCCGTATGGAACAGAATGTCATGCTTGCGGGCAAGCTCACCCACCGCACGAATAGGTTGAATAGTGCCCACTTCGTTATTCGCATACATCATGGTAATCAGCACCGTATCCGGTCGAATGGCCTCTTGCAGCTCATCCAGATTTATTCGTCCATGACGATCCACAGATAGATAGGTTACTTCATAACCTTGCCGCTCCAATTCCTGACACGTATGCAAGACAGCATGGTGCTCAATTGCGGTCGTAATAACGTGTTTCCCCTTATCTTGTCTTGTTGAGACTGCTCCAAAGATTGCCAGATTGTCGCTCTCCGTGCCACCTCCGGTGAATACCAATTCGTCCGGGAAACAGCCCAAAGACGCCGCAATGACATCCCTTGCTCCGCTGACGGTCCGTTTGGCTTCACGCCCAAAGGCATGGATACTTGATGCATTGCCAAATTGTCCTGTCATGACGTTCATCATCGCTTCTGCGACTTGTGGATGCATAGGTGTCGATGCGGCGTGATCCAAATAAATTCGTTTCATTTATCTTCACCCCGTTATATGTTAAATTTCTATCTCATGGCGAACTGTCAAAATTGGAAACTGAAACGGATGCTCTATTGTCACATCTTCGTGTATAATGTTATATATCCATTTCAAAAAGGAGAGAGAGACATGAGTGATCCCATTCTCGGGCAGATTCTGAATCAGCTTCAACAAATGGACAAACGATTCGACAGCATTGATGGACATCTTGGAAAAATAGACCACCGGCTTGATGCTATGGAAGAGAGGCTCGGTGCCGTAGAGAGCAGACTAGACACTGTCGATGACAGACTTAATGCCATTGAGGAACAAACTAAAAACATTCCGCTTCTTCAACAAGCTGTTCTGGAAACATTGACAGTTACGAAACGTCTTGACGCTTCCCAATCCGCCTCTGAACGCAAAGTAACTACCGAATTGAATACCCATCAGCACAGCATTGATATTTTGAATCGCCGTCAGTTACGCATGGAAGCTGATATAGAAACCTTAAAAAGTCGCTGATTCACAAGATAGACAGTTAGGCTCCAACTTGACTAACTTGTAAATCTACGGCTTTGAATACATAGTCCCTACTCAATTAAATTAATCTGTAGAAAAAATGAAGAACAAAGTACCCATTGGCATGTCTAAAGCCCCCAAGTTGGGGGCTTTATTGTGTCTTCTGTGATGCGAATGAATGATCTTAAATATAAAACATGTAGCTATCTTTTTTCTCTTGATCCTGGAATGTAATCAGGTCTTTCAGTGTTGTGGAATCCAACACTTCCGCAATCCCGTCACGAATACGCAACCATAGATCACGCTTCGCCGGATCATCTTCCTCCGTGAAGTCTACTGGGGAAATGGGTCCTTCCAATACACGGATCACGTCGCCTGCAGTCACGGTTGCAGGATCACCTGCAAGGATATAACCGCCGTAAGCACCTCGAATGCTCTTCACCAGTCCTGCATTACGCAGTGGAGCGATCAATTGCTCCAGGTAATGTTCCGAGAGCTGGTTGCGCTCGGCAATGCTTTTAAGTGATGTAGGGCCTTCGCCTGTTCTGGCAGCCAGCTCCATCATGATTGTGAGGCCGTAACGGCCTTTTGTCGATATTTTCAAAGGAGTCACCTCTTTCAATTTTCAGAAACGATTGGAAACTTTATATTTTATCCTGTAGTCCATGACCGTCTGTTCCACGATCTGTCCACAGCGGAGATGCATTGAGATTAGCATAAACCTTCTAATCCTCCGTATTCCGATCATAACCCTCAGCTAATGTTAACATATCTGCATGCTTTATGGAAAAGAAAGATTGACGATATTCCAAAATGTGCGTCTGTGGTGGACACTATCCAAAATTGGCCGGGTGTATCGTATCTTGAGTCCGGTTATGCTAGAATAAGAAGCGAAACACATTTATATATAGAAATGGTGATAACGATGTCCAAAACTATTGAAAATACACGGGTCGTCGTTGGCATGTCCGGAGGTGTCGATTCTTCCGTTACCGCGCTGCTGCTGAAAGAGCAAGGTTACGATGTCATCGGCATTTTCATGAAAAACTGGGATGACACCGACGAGTTCGGCCACTGTACCGCT from Paenibacillus sp. FSL R5-0341 harbors:
- a CDS encoding AI-2E family transporter → MEQLTKNKFFRYAIWLLLGLIILYFIWLLRPLLLHIYAFLKTVLAPFIVALIISYVLNPIVSMLGGRKVPRTIAVLLIYAFFLTCIGVILMNVIPVLIEQLEELNEHMPELSMRAQSLMNNMDHKLMPPSVRTGMNSWFFQMEDRLTQGITVLMDNIGATINVLFNVFIVPFLIFYMLKDFEVFERTIVAYLPRSRRKAIVSVMKEIDTALGNYIRGQFIVCVIVGIFAYIGYIVIDMPYALLLASIVAVFNIVPYLGPFLGAAPAVVMASTVSFKMVLLVVIVNTLCQVLESNVISPQVVGRTLHLHPLSIIFALLVGGEMAGIVGLILAVPVFAVLKVIVQHFFAYYIKRRTD
- a CDS encoding PRC-barrel domain-containing protein; translation: MKLQEMIGLAVFDVEDGKQVGKIQDFIVNDDWEIEGIELENKGLFTNHVKIVQWQDIVAYGEDAVMIRNQQAVRKTGADDIKYTYLLGRSKLKEMSVLTEEGLLLGRVSDVYFDQELGNTIIGIEITDGFVSDLIEGRKWLPCTSDMSIGESAIMVPSLSEQRLENAIHSVNG
- a CDS encoding cysteine desulfurase family protein, giving the protein MKRIYLDHAASTPMHPQVAEAMMNVMTGQFGNASSIHAFGREAKRTVSGARDVIAASLGCFPDELVFTGGGTESDNLAIFGAVSTRQDKGKHVITTAIEHHAVLHTCQELERQGYEVTYLSVDRHGRINLDELQEAIRPDTVLITMMYANNEVGTIQPIRAVGELARKHDILFHTDAVQALGSQNISCKDLPVDLISFSAHKINGPQGVGALYVRRGIVLEARAHGGLQERQRRAGTENIAGIAGFAEALKIASAQAEAHRQHDLELRKLLLEQLEIHVGTEHFHVNGHQEHTLPNILNISFPEVSTETMLMNLDMEGIAVASGSACTSGSLEVSHVLKAMDLPETFLHSAIRFSWGLGNTTEEIMITAEKIGTILGRLRNRP
- a CDS encoding Rrf2 family transcriptional regulator translates to MKISTKGRYGLTIMMELAARTGEGPTSLKSIAERNQLSEHYLEQLIAPLRNAGLVKSIRGAYGGYILAGDPATVTAGDVIRVLEGPISPVDFTEEDDPAKRDLWLRIRDGIAEVLDSTTLKDLITFQDQEKKDSYMFYI